One part of the Pseudoalteromonas ulvae UL12 genome encodes these proteins:
- a CDS encoding MipA/OmpV family protein, producing MYQGVCLFITGILVLFSSQLMATDERGEVRERLEPKGFLYGFGLGVNQELYKGYDRRVIPLPILGYRGDRLSVLGPFVSYDVLQQEGVKLAVQVSPRFQGFDSSDSDIFIGMDERDFSFDAGLGLKYEKDDWNLGLSSMFDVLNKSDGYELKASLGRAFQSGPIFYEPSISVSYLDANHVNYYYGVASHEATSSRPAYQTDSAVNTTIGFSIATPIFFEGFTRLSIDYTWHDANIADSPLVDSDTNLSLRLLYSRFF from the coding sequence ATGTATCAAGGTGTTTGCTTATTTATAACGGGTATTTTAGTGCTGTTTAGTTCGCAATTAATGGCCACAGATGAGCGAGGCGAAGTGCGAGAACGTCTTGAACCTAAAGGTTTTTTATACGGGTTTGGTTTAGGCGTAAACCAAGAGTTGTACAAAGGGTATGATCGTCGGGTTATCCCTTTGCCTATTTTAGGTTATCGGGGCGATAGACTTTCAGTATTAGGCCCTTTTGTGAGTTACGATGTATTACAACAAGAAGGGGTTAAATTAGCCGTTCAAGTGTCACCTCGTTTCCAAGGTTTTGATAGCTCAGACAGTGATATTTTTATCGGGATGGATGAAAGAGACTTTTCATTTGATGCTGGGTTGGGGCTTAAATATGAAAAAGATGACTGGAACTTAGGACTGTCATCAATGTTTGATGTGCTCAATAAATCAGATGGTTATGAACTCAAAGCTTCGCTTGGGCGGGCATTTCAAAGTGGCCCTATTTTTTACGAACCTTCAATTAGTGTTAGTTATTTAGATGCCAATCATGTTAATTATTATTACGGTGTCGCCAGTCATGAGGCAACGTCCAGCAGACCAGCCTATCAAACTGACAGCGCAGTGAATACAACAATCGGTTTTTCAATTGCTACGCCAATTTTTTTCGAAGGGTTTACCCGTTTAAGTATCGATTATACATGGCATGACGCTAATATTGCCGATAGCCCGCTGGTGGATAGCGACACTAATTTATCACTGCGTTTGTTGTACTCGCGCTTTTTCTAA